In Microbacterium enclense, one genomic interval encodes:
- a CDS encoding DUF2190 family protein has protein sequence MTTHIHTFAPGASITCTASADVIGGRLVEITGPRAVAHTQAGSVKTFGAAGTDAKAGDDVLVLRGGVQKLVAGAAIAAGTRIKPAAAGKAVAVAAGENGIGLTITTTTAADQLIHVALD, from the coding sequence GTGACCACCCACATCCACACCTTCGCCCCCGGCGCCAGCATCACCTGCACCGCCAGTGCCGACGTCATCGGAGGCCGCCTCGTCGAGATCACCGGCCCCCGGGCGGTCGCCCACACCCAGGCCGGATCCGTCAAGACCTTCGGTGCCGCCGGCACCGACGCGAAGGCCGGCGACGACGTGCTCGTCCTGCGAGGCGGCGTCCAGAAGCTCGTCGCGGGTGCCGCGATTGCCGCCGGCACCCGCATCAAGCCCGCAGCGGCTGGCAAGGCCGTCGCCGTCGCCGCAGGCGAGAACGGCATCGGCCTCACCATCACGACCACCACCGCCGCGGATCAGCTGATCCACGTCGCGCTGGACTGA
- a CDS encoding ATP-dependent Clp protease proteolytic subunit, whose translation MTITNKNPNRYWGNRTPEAKTEFFNAVTTPPAADGSTVATIRMYGPIDSWGGWWGISTKDVGAVLDALPDTVTHIILRINSPGGHVFEGMSILNMLRAHKAKVTAVVDGLAASAASFIAAGCDETVMMPGTTMMIHSPLVFEYGNADEMRKTADVLDSIQSSIVEIYQGKAGDADWDALLREETWYTSAQAVEQGLADRVAVISDAGETTTVGADDDDVIVVPIPLEDDDAEDAAPPLQFVAAAARRANPRSTEPGNTTPKEKLAMSTTPFTARIRERLGVPTDATDEDVYTALDTALTERDTATAALTAQLPPGAMVVDRAAFEEMQSGAAAGREAMAALDNQRRERIISDALRDGRIATSSKDVWTASLKENEASTVAILNQMPKNAAVPVDEIGRSDQVTDEEEAQYRALFGDDTTSEED comes from the coding sequence ATGACCATCACGAACAAGAACCCCAACCGGTACTGGGGCAACCGCACCCCCGAAGCCAAGACCGAGTTCTTCAACGCCGTCACCACACCGCCCGCCGCCGACGGCAGCACCGTCGCGACGATCCGCATGTACGGACCGATCGACTCCTGGGGCGGATGGTGGGGCATCAGCACCAAGGACGTCGGCGCGGTCCTCGACGCGCTCCCCGACACCGTCACGCACATCATCCTGCGCATCAACTCCCCCGGCGGCCATGTGTTCGAGGGCATGTCCATCCTCAACATGCTCCGCGCCCACAAGGCCAAGGTCACCGCCGTCGTCGACGGCCTCGCCGCGTCCGCCGCGTCGTTCATCGCCGCCGGGTGCGACGAGACGGTGATGATGCCCGGCACGACGATGATGATCCACTCGCCCCTCGTGTTCGAGTACGGCAACGCGGACGAGATGCGCAAGACCGCCGACGTCCTCGACAGCATCCAGTCCTCCATCGTCGAGATCTACCAGGGCAAGGCCGGCGACGCCGACTGGGATGCGCTGCTGCGCGAAGAGACCTGGTACACCTCCGCGCAGGCCGTCGAACAGGGCCTCGCCGATCGCGTCGCCGTCATCTCCGACGCGGGCGAGACGACCACCGTTGGCGCCGATGACGACGACGTGATCGTCGTACCCATCCCCCTCGAGGACGACGACGCCGAAGACGCGGCCCCGCCCCTGCAGTTCGTCGCCGCGGCCGCGCGGCGCGCAAACCCGCGCTCAACCGAGCCGGGAAACACCACCCCTAAGGAGAAGCTCGCGATGAGCACCACCCCCTTCACCGCTCGCATCCGCGAGCGTCTCGGCGTCCCCACCGACGCCACCGACGAGGACGTGTACACCGCCCTCGACACCGCCCTCACCGAGCGCGACACCGCCACCGCAGCGCTCACCGCCCAGCTGCCCCCCGGCGCCATGGTCGTCGACCGTGCCGCGTTCGAAGAGATGCAGAGCGGAGCGGCCGCCGGCCGCGAAGCCATGGCAGCCCTCGACAACCAGCGGCGTGAGCGGATCATCAGCGACGCGCTGCGCGACGGCCGGATCGCGACCAGCTCCAAGGACGTGTGGACGGCCTCCCTCAAGGAGAACGAGGCCAGCACCGTCGCCATCCTCAACCAGATGCCGAAGAACGCCGCCGTCCCCGTCGACGAGATCGGCCGCTCCGACCAGGTCACCGACGAGGAAGAGGCCCAGTACCGCGCCCTCTTCGGTGACGACACCACGTCCGAGGAGGACTGA
- a CDS encoding phage tail tape measure protein, whose product MAGLRAAELEVLYTANTTGVDKGEQKVKESADRIESKPVVQKVDADVSAALAGMDRVEAAVGDFDAALLQAADASKNMSTSLVRNFLVSDRATKKSASEIEGVLVRSYGVAADAARRLALISKGEFKQLAAAAAQTDATVKVDVESSEALAGMDRVEKAARKLVSERAVLQLDADITRTDKALERARAKVEDLAIRAEGGFEVSADVKRAEASLSRLEQQAERLKGLRASVDVDASTAKAEAELDQLADKVEDATSAAGERGGASFGRSLDGATRGIGERVGDVVGGGVEDSLISALTAIPVAGGIILAGVAIGKAVSGAVQDGLQQEVGFDRLEALTGISPAAALRIGRAAGAAYANVFGDSVEANMDTARLAMQFQLLDGDSSNVEARKTIEGLAGIADIMREDVQPVAQATATLLSTGVASSAKQAFDLIAAGERQGLNRAGDLLDTLTEYPALFARLGLSGPQSLGLMSQALQGGARNADLAADALKEFQIRATDASKTSAEGFELLGLNAADMTAKIARGGPDAAAGLGEVLEKLRQMEDPVQRNAAAVALFGTQAEDLGDALFRMDLSTAVDQIGQVEGAAQRMFDTIADNDATRIAQAERNIEVAVDGIKGTLAAGFAEPLSQVAEFVSANRGPVTQFFLDLVNGAFDWGETMVNSAADGAIAFGEFVAGPGADMVDMLITLQRAIAPLSDTSELEGLRDGMREFDDSAKASADTIRGELLDGLEVARGKVNEFGEGAVAMGFLNDASLRLADAVSTVGYASDGVKLSLEGLDLAHLSATDSGAQLERQLRGSIGALQEELNAAVRAGEGQEELTSRYDTTTQALIDQLTQMGLTREHAEQLVRSYASLPQMITTAVTANTAAAENSINQLITTYNGSTVRLNVATDSLDPTSIRRGFHGGIVQPMARGGIPDLVPMSATAVIVPADTWRVVGDRFDVPEAFVPMDNSPRSLAIQRELNARQPAGAPADVRVSVPITITGNPDAETIALIQRAVEVAVRDAMPSQQF is encoded by the coding sequence ATGGCCGGTCTGCGCGCAGCCGAGCTCGAGGTGCTCTACACCGCCAACACCACCGGCGTCGACAAGGGCGAGCAGAAGGTCAAGGAGTCCGCCGACCGCATCGAGTCCAAGCCGGTCGTGCAGAAGGTCGACGCGGACGTCTCCGCCGCCCTGGCGGGGATGGACCGTGTCGAGGCCGCTGTCGGCGACTTCGACGCCGCCCTCCTGCAGGCCGCCGACGCGTCCAAGAACATGTCGACGTCGCTCGTGCGCAACTTCCTTGTGTCCGATCGCGCCACCAAGAAGAGCGCCAGCGAGATCGAGGGCGTCCTCGTCCGTTCCTACGGCGTCGCTGCCGACGCTGCGCGCCGCCTCGCTCTCATCAGCAAGGGCGAGTTCAAGCAGCTCGCGGCCGCGGCCGCGCAGACCGACGCGACCGTGAAGGTCGACGTCGAGTCGAGTGAGGCCCTTGCCGGGATGGACCGGGTCGAGAAGGCGGCCCGCAAGCTCGTCTCTGAGCGCGCGGTGCTGCAGCTCGACGCCGACATCACCCGCACCGACAAGGCGCTCGAGCGCGCACGCGCGAAGGTCGAAGACCTCGCGATCCGCGCCGAGGGTGGGTTCGAGGTATCCGCGGACGTGAAGCGCGCCGAGGCGAGCCTCTCGCGTCTCGAGCAGCAAGCCGAGCGGCTCAAGGGCCTGCGCGCCTCGGTCGACGTCGACGCCTCCACCGCGAAAGCAGAGGCGGAACTCGACCAGCTGGCCGACAAGGTCGAGGACGCCACCAGCGCCGCAGGTGAACGCGGGGGCGCATCCTTCGGCAGAAGCCTCGATGGGGCGACGCGCGGCATCGGTGAGCGCGTCGGCGACGTCGTCGGCGGTGGTGTCGAGGACTCGCTCATCTCCGCGCTCACAGCCATCCCCGTCGCCGGCGGCATCATCCTCGCCGGCGTCGCGATCGGCAAGGCCGTGTCTGGCGCGGTGCAGGACGGTCTCCAGCAGGAGGTCGGCTTCGACCGCCTTGAGGCGCTCACCGGCATCAGCCCGGCCGCGGCGCTGCGCATCGGACGTGCCGCCGGCGCCGCGTACGCGAACGTGTTCGGCGACTCCGTCGAAGCGAACATGGACACCGCACGCCTGGCGATGCAGTTCCAGCTGCTCGACGGCGACTCCTCCAACGTCGAGGCACGCAAGACCATCGAGGGTCTCGCCGGCATCGCCGACATCATGCGCGAGGATGTGCAGCCCGTCGCGCAGGCCACAGCGACGCTGCTCAGCACCGGTGTCGCCAGCTCCGCGAAGCAGGCCTTCGACCTCATCGCCGCCGGCGAACGGCAGGGACTCAACCGTGCCGGCGACCTCCTGGACACCCTCACCGAGTACCCCGCACTGTTCGCCCGCCTCGGGCTATCCGGCCCGCAGTCACTCGGTCTCATGAGCCAGGCCCTCCAGGGCGGTGCGCGCAACGCCGACCTCGCCGCCGACGCGCTCAAAGAGTTCCAGATCCGCGCGACGGATGCCTCCAAGACCTCCGCGGAGGGCTTCGAGCTGCTCGGCCTCAACGCGGCGGACATGACGGCCAAGATCGCCCGCGGCGGCCCCGACGCCGCCGCAGGGCTCGGCGAAGTACTCGAGAAGCTGCGTCAGATGGAAGACCCGGTGCAGCGCAACGCGGCCGCCGTCGCGCTGTTCGGAACGCAAGCTGAGGATCTCGGCGACGCGCTGTTCCGCATGGACCTCTCCACCGCCGTCGATCAGATCGGCCAGGTGGAGGGCGCCGCACAGCGCATGTTCGACACCATCGCCGACAACGACGCCACCCGCATCGCCCAGGCGGAGCGGAACATCGAGGTCGCCGTCGACGGCATCAAGGGCACCCTCGCCGCCGGATTCGCTGAGCCGCTCTCCCAGGTCGCCGAGTTCGTGTCGGCGAACCGCGGCCCCGTGACGCAGTTCTTCCTCGACCTCGTCAACGGTGCATTCGACTGGGGCGAGACGATGGTCAACTCGGCCGCCGACGGTGCGATCGCGTTCGGCGAGTTCGTCGCCGGACCGGGCGCCGACATGGTCGACATGCTGATCACCCTCCAGAGAGCTATCGCGCCCCTCTCCGACACCTCGGAGCTGGAAGGCCTGCGCGATGGGATGCGCGAGTTCGACGACTCGGCCAAGGCCAGCGCGGACACCATCCGTGGGGAGCTTCTCGACGGGCTCGAGGTGGCGCGCGGCAAGGTCAACGAGTTCGGCGAGGGTGCGGTCGCCATGGGCTTCCTCAACGACGCGTCGCTCCGCCTGGCTGACGCCGTGTCGACCGTCGGCTACGCCAGCGACGGCGTGAAGCTCTCCCTCGAGGGGCTCGACCTCGCGCACCTGTCCGCAACGGACTCCGGTGCGCAGCTCGAGCGGCAGCTGCGCGGCTCGATCGGGGCGCTGCAGGAGGAGCTCAACGCGGCCGTCCGCGCCGGAGAGGGACAGGAGGAACTCACCTCCCGCTACGACACGACGACCCAGGCCCTCATCGACCAGCTCACACAGATGGGCCTCACGAGGGAGCATGCGGAGCAGCTCGTCCGCTCGTACGCGAGCTTGCCGCAGATGATCACAACAGCGGTCACCGCGAACACCGCCGCGGCGGAGAACAGCATCAACCAGCTGATCACCACCTACAACGGTTCGACCGTCCGTCTGAACGTCGCCACGGACTCACTCGATCCCACGTCGATACGCCGCGGCTTCCACGGCGGCATCGTGCAGCCGATGGCACGCGGCGGCATCCCCGACCTCGTTCCGATGTCGGCGACCGCGGTGATCGTGCCGGCGGACACCTGGCGGGTCGTAGGTGATCGCTTCGACGTGCCGGAGGCGTTCGTCCCCATGGACAACTCGCCGCGCTCGCTCGCGATCCAGCGCGAGCTGAACGCTCGACAGCCTGCCGGCGCGCCCGCCGATGTGAGGGTCTCCGTGCCCATCACCATCACCGGCAACCCGGATGCCGAGACCATCGCGCTCATTCAGCGGGCGGTCGAGGTCGCTGTGCGCGACGCGATGCCCAGCCAGCAGTTCTGA
- a CDS encoding minor capsid protein gives MDDAELTRWLVEKLGSIDGWTWLDEGSYDYSTDQVTLHEGAIPSDARRAVGVRVYGGTDDDITDVKQRRVQLRLRGGNGDPNGANRLGDVAHTFLRGLFREGVISQIIRISFDPQGADANGREERTDNLLIIFDNEESPS, from the coding sequence GTGGATGACGCCGAGCTCACCCGCTGGCTCGTCGAGAAGCTCGGCTCGATCGACGGGTGGACGTGGCTCGACGAGGGCTCCTACGACTACTCGACCGACCAGGTCACGCTCCACGAAGGAGCGATCCCCTCGGACGCCCGCCGCGCCGTCGGTGTCCGCGTCTACGGCGGCACCGACGACGACATCACCGACGTCAAGCAGCGGCGCGTGCAGCTGCGCTTACGCGGCGGCAACGGCGACCCGAACGGCGCCAACCGCCTCGGCGACGTCGCACACACCTTCCTCCGCGGCCTGTTCCGCGAAGGCGTCATCAGCCAGATCATCCGCATCTCGTTCGACCCCCAAGGGGCCGACGCCAACGGTCGCGAAGAGCGCACCGACAACCTCCTGATCATCTTCGACAACGAGGAGTCTCCGTCGTGA
- a CDS encoding IPT/TIG domain-containing protein, giving the protein MNNKIPLPAGTVRGKSYEYGVRVNLAERGAQPNFIDIRRLFGYAPGHTPTKSNAMSYDDQGSANNAVDAWSHSHAFSTFVNRSRTTGEYLPEIEALRQRTLPTSIDEDAEIEIQFFHKPAKGAPNLKDAGQGFVTVTYQRGQTAPDGQTETWNWTLEGVGAYTPIENPFQGWPETVPLLVGATPTGASAGQQVTIRGTGFVDSSGNALVTGAAGVKIGGTNATGYTIVDTTKIVAILPAGNAGSAPIVVTNATGASTALPYTRGA; this is encoded by the coding sequence GTGAACAACAAGATCCCGCTGCCCGCCGGAACGGTGCGCGGCAAGTCCTACGAGTACGGCGTCCGCGTCAACCTCGCTGAGCGCGGCGCCCAGCCGAACTTCATCGACATCCGTCGACTGTTCGGCTACGCCCCGGGACACACCCCCACCAAGAGCAACGCCATGAGCTACGACGACCAGGGGTCGGCGAACAACGCCGTCGACGCGTGGTCGCACTCGCACGCGTTCTCGACGTTCGTGAACCGCTCCCGCACCACCGGCGAGTACCTGCCCGAGATCGAGGCGCTGCGCCAGCGCACGCTGCCGACCTCGATCGACGAGGACGCCGAGATCGAGATCCAGTTCTTCCACAAGCCGGCCAAGGGTGCCCCCAACCTCAAGGACGCCGGCCAGGGCTTCGTCACCGTTACCTACCAGCGTGGGCAGACCGCCCCCGACGGGCAGACCGAGACCTGGAACTGGACCCTCGAGGGCGTCGGCGCGTACACGCCGATCGAGAACCCCTTCCAGGGCTGGCCGGAGACGGTGCCCCTGCTCGTCGGCGCCACCCCGACCGGTGCGAGCGCAGGTCAGCAGGTGACGATCCGCGGAACCGGCTTCGTCGACTCGTCGGGCAACGCCCTGGTCACCGGCGCCGCCGGGGTGAAGATCGGCGGCACCAACGCCACCGGCTACACCATCGTGGACACGACGAAGATCGTCGCGATTCTGCCCGCCGGCAACGCTGGGTCTGCCCCGATCGTCGTCACGAACGCCACGGGCGCGTCCACCGCGCTGCCGTACACCCGAGGCGCCTGA